A portion of the Lolium rigidum isolate FL_2022 chromosome 1, APGP_CSIRO_Lrig_0.1, whole genome shotgun sequence genome contains these proteins:
- the LOC124693991 gene encoding G-type lectin S-receptor-like serine/threonine-protein kinase At5g24080, translating to MAMAALLPCLRGLLLLLLALAAAQTQSQAQQMSSFSANATSPWLPTETSRILVSPNLGMAAGFVRSSSAGRYRFAVWVANVSDTGNKTIIWYAHNNSTYDAFEADGTSTLRVNAAGVLAWTTAANITVWSNTANSNTTALTLNNTGSLLYGSWSSFTEPTDTLMPAQALPQGSNSSDVITLQSASGRYKLVNSLALNYYESPTVQTGFTYANMTGGNSLLNLTDDGKLVLSGAQQLIASDMGARNRLRRLTLDNDGNLRLYSLIPATRSWRVVWELVQERCRIQGTCPGNNTICVPDGANGVSCVCPPGFRNSTSGCDAKKRLGNGDKFVRMDFVSFSGGSTKTASDPDQYMTKQPPTNLIDCESKCRSDPSCPAFGYKFGGDRTCLLYSKRLVEGYWSPGSEMSTYIRVAASDNDSNPFTGMTTMIDTVCPVQLALPVPPKQKATTIRNIAIITTLFAVELLAGVLSFWAFLRKYSQYREMARTLGLEYLPAGGPRRFSYAELKTATKDFTDVVGRGAYGTVFRGELPDRRAVAVKQLHGVGGGEAEFWAEVTIIARMHHLNLVRMWGFCADKDQRMLVYEYVPNGSLDKYLFSSSSAPPSAVDGGGAEGEESSSVAASEGKPILDLHTRYRIALGVARAIAYLHEECLEWVLHCDIKPENILLEDDFCPKVSDFGLSKLTSKKEKVTMSRIRGTRGYMAPEWVIHREPITAKADVYSFGMVLLEIVSGRRNYGFRQDSVGSEDWYFPKWAYEKVYVERRIEDIMDPRILLHVDDDAESVATVERMVKTAMWCLQDRAEMRPSMGKVAKMLEGTVEITEPVKPTIFCVQDD from the coding sequence atggccatggccgcccttctcccctgtctccgggggctcctcctcctcctcctggctctCGCCGCCGCCCAGACCCAGTCCCAGGCCCAGCAGATGTCTTCCTTCTCCGCCAACGCCACCAGTCCCTGGCTTCCGACGGAGACCAGCCGCATCCTCGTCTCGCCCAATCTCGGCATGGCCGCCGGCTTCGTCCGGTCGTCGTCAGCGGGCAGGTACCGCTTCGCCGTCTGGGTCGCCAACGTCTCCGACACCGGCAACAAGACCATCATATGGTACGCGCACAACAACTCCACCTACGATGCCTTTGAGGCCGACGGTACCTCCACCCTCCGAGTCAACGCCGCCGGCGTGCTCGCTTGGACCACCGCGGCCAACATCACCGTCTGGTCCAACACCGCCAACTCCAACACCACGGCTCTCACGCTCAACAACACGGGGAGTCTGCTCTACGGCTCCTGGTCTAGCTTCACCGAGCCGACGGACACGCTGATGCCGGCGCAGGCCTTACCGCAGGGAAGCAACAGTAGCGACGTCATCACCCTGCAGTCCGCCAGCGGGCGCTACAAGCTCGTCAACTCCTTGGCACTCAACTACTACGAGTCACCTACCGTACAAACTGGCTTCACCTACGCCAACATGACCGGCGGCAACTCGCTGTtgaacctcaccgacgacggcaagCTGGTGCTCAGCGGCGCACAGCAGCTCATCGCCTCCGACATGGGTGCTAGGAACCGGCTGCGGCGCCTCACGCTCGACAACGACGGCAACCTGCGCCTCTACAGCCTGATCCCCGCAACCCGCAGCTGGCGCGTCGTGTGGGAGCTCGTGCAGGAGCGCTGCCGCATCCAGGGCACCTGCCCTGGCAACAACACCATATGCGTCCCGGACGGCGCCAATGGTGTCAGCTGCGTCTGCCCGCCCGGGTTCCGGAACAGTACGTCCGGCTGCGACGCCAAGAAGAGGCTGGGTAACGGCGACAAGTTCGTGAGGATGGACTTCGTGTCCTTCTCCGGCGGCTCAACCAAAACAGCCTCGGATCCCGACCAATACATGACGAAGCAGCCGCCCACGAACCTGATCGACTGTGAGAGCAAGTGCCGGAGCGACCCCAGCTGCCCGGCGTTCGGCTACAAGTTCGGCGGCGACCGGACGTGCCTCCTCTACTCGAAGCGCCTCGTGGAAGGTTACTGGTCCCCGGGGTCGGAGATGTCCACCTACATACGGGTGGCGGCGTCCGACAACGACAGCAACCCCTTCACCGGGATGACCACCATGATCGACACGGTGTGCCCCGTGCAGCTGGCGCTCCCCGTGCCGCCCAAGCAGAAGGCCACCACgatccgcaacatcgccatcatcaccacgctGTTCGCGGTGGAGCTCCTGGCCGGGGTCCTGTCCTTCTGGGCCTTCCTCCGCAAGTACTCCCAGTACCGCGAGATGGCGCGCACGCTGGGGCTGGAGTACCTCCCCGCCGGGGGGCCCAGGCGGTTCTCGTACGCGGAGCTCAAGACGGCGACCAAGGACTTCACGGACGTGGTGGGGCGCGGCGCGTACGGCACGGTGTTCCGCGGCGAGCTCCCCGACCGGCGCGCGGTGGCCGTGAAGCAGCTGcacggcgtgggcggcggcgaggcggagttCTGGGCGGAGGTGACCATCATCGCGCGGATGCACCACCTCAACCTGGTGCGCATGTGGGGGTTCTGCGCCGACAAGGACCAGCGGATGCTGGTGTACGAGTACGTGCCCAACGGCTCGCTGGACAAGTACCTCTTCTCCTCCAGCTCCGCGCCGCCGTCGGCAGTtgacggtggcggtgccgagggcgAGGAGAGCAGCAGCGTCGCCGCGTCGGAAGGGAAGCCCATCCTGGACCTGCACACCCGGTACCGCATCGCGCTGGGCGTGGCCCGCGCCATCGCGTACCTGCACGAGGAGTGCCTGGAGTGGGTGCTGCACTGCGACATCAAGCCGGAGAACATCCTGCTGGAGGACGACTTCTGCCCCAAGGTGTCCGACTTCGGGCTGTCCAAGCTGACGAGCAAGAAGGAGAAGGTGACCATGTCCAGGATCAGGGGCACGCGCGGGTACATGGCGCCGGAGTGGGTCATCCACCGCGAGCCCATCACGGCCAAGGCGGACGTGTACAGCTTCGGCATGGTGCTGCTGGAGATCGTGTCCGGGCGGCGCAACTACGGATTCCGGCAGGACTCGGTGGGCAGCGAGGACTGGTACTTCCCAAAGTGGGCGTACGAGAAGGTGTACGTGGAGCGGCGGATCGAGGACATCATGGACCCGCGGATCCTCCTGCacgtcgacgacgacgccgagAGCGTGGCCACGGTGGAGCGCATGGTGAAGACGGCCATGTGGTGCCTGCAGGACCGCGCCGAGATGAGGCCCTCCATGGGCAAGGTTGCCAAGATGCTCGAGGGCACCGTCGAGATCACCGAGCCCGTCAAGCCTACCATCTTCTGCGTACAGGACGACTAG